In Canis lupus baileyi chromosome X, mCanLup2.hap1, whole genome shotgun sequence, one DNA window encodes the following:
- the MPP1 gene encoding 55 kDa erythrocyte membrane protein isoform X2 produces the protein MTLKASEGEGGGSMRTALSDLYLEHLLQKRSRPEAASHQVNAVTEDMYTNGSAAPGSPTQAKGQEVRKVRLIQFEKVTEEPMGITLKLNEKQSCTVARILHGGMIHRQGSLHVGDEILEINGTNVTNHSVDQLQKAMKETKGMISLKVIPNQQNRLPALQMFMRAQFDYDPRKDHLIPCKEAGLKFVTGDIIKIINKDDSNWWQGRVEGSSKESAGLIPSPELQEWRVASAAQSAPSEAPSCSPFGKKKKYKDKYLAKHSSIFDQLDVVSYEEVVRLPAFKRKTLVLIGASGVGRSHIKNALLTQNPDKFAYPAPYTTRPPKKGEEDGKEYHFISTEEMTKNISANEFLEFGSYQGNMFGTKFETVHQIHEQDKIAILDIEPQTLKIVRTAELSPFIVFIAPTDQGAQTEALQQLQKDSEAIRSQYAHYFDLSLVNNGVEETLTKLQEAFEQACSSPQWVPVSWVY, from the exons GCTGCGTCACACCAGGTGAACGCCGTGACTGAGGACATGTACACCAACGGTTCCGCTGCCCCAGGGAGCCCTACCCAGGCCAAAGGGCAGGAGGTGCGGAAGGTGCGACTCATCCAGTTTGAGAAGGTCACCGAGGAGCCCATG GGAATCACCCTGAAGCTGAACGAAAAGCAGTCTTGTACGGTGGCAAGGATTCTCCACGGCGGCATGATTCACCGACAAG GCTCCCTTCACGTCGGGGATGAGATCCTAGAAATCAATGGTACAAACGTGACAAATCACTCAGTAGATCAGCTGCAGAAGGCGATG AAAGAAACCAAAGGAATGATCTCCTTAAAAGTAATTCCCAACCAGCAGAATCGTCTTCCTGCGCTACAG ATGTTCATGAGAGCACAGTTTGACTATGATCCCAGAAAGGACCACCTGATCCCTTGCAAGGAGGCGGGACTGAAGTTTGTTACTGGGGACATCATCAAGATCATCAACAAGGATGACAGTAACTGGTGGCAGGGGCGGGTGGAAGGCTCTTCCAAGGAATCCGCAGGATTGATCCCGTCTCCTGAGCTGCAGGAGTG GCGGGTGGCGAGCGCCGCGCAGTCCGCGCCGAGCGAGGCCCCGAGCTGCAGCCCGTTCGGGAAGAAGAAGAAGTACAAGGACAAGTACCTGGCCAAGCACAGCTCCA TCTTTGACCAGCTGGACGTGGTGTCCTACGAGGAAgtggtccggctccctgcgttcAAGCGGAAGACCCTGGTGCTGATCG GGGCCAGTGGCGTGGGCCGCAGCCACATTAAGAACGCCCTGCTCACCCAGAACCCGGACAAGTTCGCGTACCCGGCCCCGT ACACGACGCGGCCGCccaagaagggggaggaggacggCAAGGAGTACCACTTCATCTCCACCGAGGAGATGACGAAGAACATCTCCGCCAACGAGTTCCTAGAGTTCGGCAGCTACCAGGGCAACATGTTCGGCACCAAGTTCGAGACCGTGCACCAGATTCACGAGCAGGACAAGATCGCCATCCTGGACATCGAGCCCCAG acCCTGAAGATCGTCCGCACGGCCGAGCTGTCCCCTTTCATCGTGTTCATCGCACCTACTGACCAGGGCGCTCAG ACGGAGGCCCTGCAGCAGCTGCAGAAGGACTCGGAGGCCATCCGCAGCCAGTACGCGCACTACTTCGACCTGTCCCTGGTCAACAACGGCGTGGAGGAGACGCTGACGAAGCTGCAGGAGGCCTTCGAGCAGGCGTGCAGCTCTCCGCAGTGGGTGCCCGTGTCCTGGGTCTACTGA
- the MPP1 gene encoding 55 kDa erythrocyte membrane protein isoform X4 — MRTVNAGRDPGSRILVSGSAASHQVNAVTEDMYTNGSAAPGSPTQAKGQEVRKVRLIQFEKVTEEPMGITLKLNEKQSCTVARILHGGMIHRQGSLHVGDEILEINGTNVTNHSVDQLQKAMKETKGMISLKVIPNQQNRLPALQMFMRAQFDYDPRKDHLIPCKEAGLKFVTGDIIKIINKDDSNWWQGRVEGSSKESAGLIPSPELQEWRVASAAQSAPSEAPSCSPFGKKKKYKDKYLAKHSSIFDQLDVVSYEEVVRLPAFKRKTLVLIGASGVGRSHIKNALLTQNPDKFAYPAPYTTRPPKKGEEDGKEYHFISTEEMTKNISANEFLEFGSYQGNMFGTKFETVHQIHEQDKIAILDIEPQTLKIVRTAELSPFIVFIAPTDQGAQTEALQQLQKDSEAIRSQYAHYFDLSLVNNGVEETLTKLQEAFEQACSSPQWVPVSWVY; from the exons ATGCGAACGGTGAatgcagggcgtgatcctggatcccggatCCTGGTGTCGGGAAGT GCTGCGTCACACCAGGTGAACGCCGTGACTGAGGACATGTACACCAACGGTTCCGCTGCCCCAGGGAGCCCTACCCAGGCCAAAGGGCAGGAGGTGCGGAAGGTGCGACTCATCCAGTTTGAGAAGGTCACCGAGGAGCCCATG GGAATCACCCTGAAGCTGAACGAAAAGCAGTCTTGTACGGTGGCAAGGATTCTCCACGGCGGCATGATTCACCGACAAG GCTCCCTTCACGTCGGGGATGAGATCCTAGAAATCAATGGTACAAACGTGACAAATCACTCAGTAGATCAGCTGCAGAAGGCGATG AAAGAAACCAAAGGAATGATCTCCTTAAAAGTAATTCCCAACCAGCAGAATCGTCTTCCTGCGCTACAG ATGTTCATGAGAGCACAGTTTGACTATGATCCCAGAAAGGACCACCTGATCCCTTGCAAGGAGGCGGGACTGAAGTTTGTTACTGGGGACATCATCAAGATCATCAACAAGGATGACAGTAACTGGTGGCAGGGGCGGGTGGAAGGCTCTTCCAAGGAATCCGCAGGATTGATCCCGTCTCCTGAGCTGCAGGAGTG GCGGGTGGCGAGCGCCGCGCAGTCCGCGCCGAGCGAGGCCCCGAGCTGCAGCCCGTTCGGGAAGAAGAAGAAGTACAAGGACAAGTACCTGGCCAAGCACAGCTCCA TCTTTGACCAGCTGGACGTGGTGTCCTACGAGGAAgtggtccggctccctgcgttcAAGCGGAAGACCCTGGTGCTGATCG GGGCCAGTGGCGTGGGCCGCAGCCACATTAAGAACGCCCTGCTCACCCAGAACCCGGACAAGTTCGCGTACCCGGCCCCGT ACACGACGCGGCCGCccaagaagggggaggaggacggCAAGGAGTACCACTTCATCTCCACCGAGGAGATGACGAAGAACATCTCCGCCAACGAGTTCCTAGAGTTCGGCAGCTACCAGGGCAACATGTTCGGCACCAAGTTCGAGACCGTGCACCAGATTCACGAGCAGGACAAGATCGCCATCCTGGACATCGAGCCCCAG acCCTGAAGATCGTCCGCACGGCCGAGCTGTCCCCTTTCATCGTGTTCATCGCACCTACTGACCAGGGCGCTCAG ACGGAGGCCCTGCAGCAGCTGCAGAAGGACTCGGAGGCCATCCGCAGCCAGTACGCGCACTACTTCGACCTGTCCCTGGTCAACAACGGCGTGGAGGAGACGCTGACGAAGCTGCAGGAGGCCTTCGAGCAGGCGTGCAGCTCTCCGCAGTGGGTGCCCGTGTCCTGGGTCTACTGA
- the MPP1 gene encoding 55 kDa erythrocyte membrane protein isoform X3 — translation MSVLRPGPRRVPLGSVAVVKAASHQVNAVTEDMYTNGSAAPGSPTQAKGQEVRKVRLIQFEKVTEEPMGITLKLNEKQSCTVARILHGGMIHRQGSLHVGDEILEINGTNVTNHSVDQLQKAMKETKGMISLKVIPNQQNRLPALQMFMRAQFDYDPRKDHLIPCKEAGLKFVTGDIIKIINKDDSNWWQGRVEGSSKESAGLIPSPELQEWRVASAAQSAPSEAPSCSPFGKKKKYKDKYLAKHSSIFDQLDVVSYEEVVRLPAFKRKTLVLIGASGVGRSHIKNALLTQNPDKFAYPAPYTTRPPKKGEEDGKEYHFISTEEMTKNISANEFLEFGSYQGNMFGTKFETVHQIHEQDKIAILDIEPQTLKIVRTAELSPFIVFIAPTDQGAQTEALQQLQKDSEAIRSQYAHYFDLSLVNNGVEETLTKLQEAFEQACSSPQWVPVSWVY, via the exons ATGTCCGTCCTCCGGCCGGGGCCACGGCGAGTGCCACTTGGGAGCGTTGCTGTCGTCAAG GCTGCGTCACACCAGGTGAACGCCGTGACTGAGGACATGTACACCAACGGTTCCGCTGCCCCAGGGAGCCCTACCCAGGCCAAAGGGCAGGAGGTGCGGAAGGTGCGACTCATCCAGTTTGAGAAGGTCACCGAGGAGCCCATG GGAATCACCCTGAAGCTGAACGAAAAGCAGTCTTGTACGGTGGCAAGGATTCTCCACGGCGGCATGATTCACCGACAAG GCTCCCTTCACGTCGGGGATGAGATCCTAGAAATCAATGGTACAAACGTGACAAATCACTCAGTAGATCAGCTGCAGAAGGCGATG AAAGAAACCAAAGGAATGATCTCCTTAAAAGTAATTCCCAACCAGCAGAATCGTCTTCCTGCGCTACAG ATGTTCATGAGAGCACAGTTTGACTATGATCCCAGAAAGGACCACCTGATCCCTTGCAAGGAGGCGGGACTGAAGTTTGTTACTGGGGACATCATCAAGATCATCAACAAGGATGACAGTAACTGGTGGCAGGGGCGGGTGGAAGGCTCTTCCAAGGAATCCGCAGGATTGATCCCGTCTCCTGAGCTGCAGGAGTG GCGGGTGGCGAGCGCCGCGCAGTCCGCGCCGAGCGAGGCCCCGAGCTGCAGCCCGTTCGGGAAGAAGAAGAAGTACAAGGACAAGTACCTGGCCAAGCACAGCTCCA TCTTTGACCAGCTGGACGTGGTGTCCTACGAGGAAgtggtccggctccctgcgttcAAGCGGAAGACCCTGGTGCTGATCG GGGCCAGTGGCGTGGGCCGCAGCCACATTAAGAACGCCCTGCTCACCCAGAACCCGGACAAGTTCGCGTACCCGGCCCCGT ACACGACGCGGCCGCccaagaagggggaggaggacggCAAGGAGTACCACTTCATCTCCACCGAGGAGATGACGAAGAACATCTCCGCCAACGAGTTCCTAGAGTTCGGCAGCTACCAGGGCAACATGTTCGGCACCAAGTTCGAGACCGTGCACCAGATTCACGAGCAGGACAAGATCGCCATCCTGGACATCGAGCCCCAG acCCTGAAGATCGTCCGCACGGCCGAGCTGTCCCCTTTCATCGTGTTCATCGCACCTACTGACCAGGGCGCTCAG ACGGAGGCCCTGCAGCAGCTGCAGAAGGACTCGGAGGCCATCCGCAGCCAGTACGCGCACTACTTCGACCTGTCCCTGGTCAACAACGGCGTGGAGGAGACGCTGACGAAGCTGCAGGAGGCCTTCGAGCAGGCGTGCAGCTCTCCGCAGTGGGTGCCCGTGTCCTGGGTCTACTGA
- the MPP1 gene encoding 55 kDa erythrocyte membrane protein isoform X1 codes for MTLKASEGEGGGSMRTALSDLYLEHLLQKRSRPEQAASHQVNAVTEDMYTNGSAAPGSPTQAKGQEVRKVRLIQFEKVTEEPMGITLKLNEKQSCTVARILHGGMIHRQGSLHVGDEILEINGTNVTNHSVDQLQKAMKETKGMISLKVIPNQQNRLPALQMFMRAQFDYDPRKDHLIPCKEAGLKFVTGDIIKIINKDDSNWWQGRVEGSSKESAGLIPSPELQEWRVASAAQSAPSEAPSCSPFGKKKKYKDKYLAKHSSIFDQLDVVSYEEVVRLPAFKRKTLVLIGASGVGRSHIKNALLTQNPDKFAYPAPYTTRPPKKGEEDGKEYHFISTEEMTKNISANEFLEFGSYQGNMFGTKFETVHQIHEQDKIAILDIEPQTLKIVRTAELSPFIVFIAPTDQGAQTEALQQLQKDSEAIRSQYAHYFDLSLVNNGVEETLTKLQEAFEQACSSPQWVPVSWVY; via the exons CAGGCTGCGTCACACCAGGTGAACGCCGTGACTGAGGACATGTACACCAACGGTTCCGCTGCCCCAGGGAGCCCTACCCAGGCCAAAGGGCAGGAGGTGCGGAAGGTGCGACTCATCCAGTTTGAGAAGGTCACCGAGGAGCCCATG GGAATCACCCTGAAGCTGAACGAAAAGCAGTCTTGTACGGTGGCAAGGATTCTCCACGGCGGCATGATTCACCGACAAG GCTCCCTTCACGTCGGGGATGAGATCCTAGAAATCAATGGTACAAACGTGACAAATCACTCAGTAGATCAGCTGCAGAAGGCGATG AAAGAAACCAAAGGAATGATCTCCTTAAAAGTAATTCCCAACCAGCAGAATCGTCTTCCTGCGCTACAG ATGTTCATGAGAGCACAGTTTGACTATGATCCCAGAAAGGACCACCTGATCCCTTGCAAGGAGGCGGGACTGAAGTTTGTTACTGGGGACATCATCAAGATCATCAACAAGGATGACAGTAACTGGTGGCAGGGGCGGGTGGAAGGCTCTTCCAAGGAATCCGCAGGATTGATCCCGTCTCCTGAGCTGCAGGAGTG GCGGGTGGCGAGCGCCGCGCAGTCCGCGCCGAGCGAGGCCCCGAGCTGCAGCCCGTTCGGGAAGAAGAAGAAGTACAAGGACAAGTACCTGGCCAAGCACAGCTCCA TCTTTGACCAGCTGGACGTGGTGTCCTACGAGGAAgtggtccggctccctgcgttcAAGCGGAAGACCCTGGTGCTGATCG GGGCCAGTGGCGTGGGCCGCAGCCACATTAAGAACGCCCTGCTCACCCAGAACCCGGACAAGTTCGCGTACCCGGCCCCGT ACACGACGCGGCCGCccaagaagggggaggaggacggCAAGGAGTACCACTTCATCTCCACCGAGGAGATGACGAAGAACATCTCCGCCAACGAGTTCCTAGAGTTCGGCAGCTACCAGGGCAACATGTTCGGCACCAAGTTCGAGACCGTGCACCAGATTCACGAGCAGGACAAGATCGCCATCCTGGACATCGAGCCCCAG acCCTGAAGATCGTCCGCACGGCCGAGCTGTCCCCTTTCATCGTGTTCATCGCACCTACTGACCAGGGCGCTCAG ACGGAGGCCCTGCAGCAGCTGCAGAAGGACTCGGAGGCCATCCGCAGCCAGTACGCGCACTACTTCGACCTGTCCCTGGTCAACAACGGCGTGGAGGAGACGCTGACGAAGCTGCAGGAGGCCTTCGAGCAGGCGTGCAGCTCTCCGCAGTGGGTGCCCGTGTCCTGGGTCTACTGA